A window from Dendrosporobacter quercicolus encodes these proteins:
- the anfK gene encoding Fe-only nitrogenase subunit beta, whose protein sequence is MSCEVKGKDRAGIINPIFTCQPCGSQYASIGIKDCIGIVHGGQGCVMFVRLLFSQHFKESFEIASSSVHEDGAVFGALNRVEEAVDVLLMRYPHVKVIPIITTCSTEVIGDDVDGVVMKLNNGLLKEKYAGREVYLIPVHAPSFKGSMVSGYDSAVLDFVSYFAKKDQPNGKLNLITGWVNPGDVTELKHLLAEMQVEATVLFEIENFDSPLMPDGNWVSHGNTTVEDLAGTANALGTIALNRYEGGKAAKYLENEFDLPTIIGPTPIGIRNTDTFLHNVKKLTGKAIPESLVRERGLAIDALTDVTHLFLADKKVAIYGNADLVIGLAEFCLDLEMKPVLLLLGDDNTSYPDDPRIKALQENVDYPMDIIMNADLWELENRIKNEGLELDLILGHSKGRFISIDYNIPMVRVGFPTYDRAGLYRNPVVGYAGAMWLVEAMANTLFTDMEYKKNKEWILNVW, encoded by the coding sequence ATGTCTTGTGAAGTGAAAGGAAAAGACCGCGCCGGGATTATCAATCCGATATTCACCTGCCAGCCTTGCGGTTCTCAATATGCCAGTATCGGGATCAAGGATTGTATCGGAATCGTCCATGGAGGACAGGGCTGCGTAATGTTCGTCCGCTTATTGTTTTCACAGCATTTTAAAGAGAGTTTTGAAATTGCGTCTTCCTCTGTACATGAAGACGGCGCGGTATTCGGCGCTCTCAACCGGGTGGAGGAGGCGGTCGATGTCCTGTTGATGCGCTATCCTCACGTCAAAGTCATACCTATCATCACGACCTGCTCAACCGAGGTTATTGGCGATGATGTTGATGGCGTTGTGATGAAACTTAATAACGGCCTGCTGAAAGAAAAATACGCCGGACGGGAAGTTTATCTTATTCCGGTTCATGCCCCCAGCTTCAAGGGAAGCATGGTAAGCGGCTATGATTCCGCGGTATTGGATTTTGTCAGTTATTTTGCCAAAAAAGATCAGCCCAACGGAAAGCTCAACCTGATTACCGGCTGGGTTAATCCCGGTGATGTGACAGAGCTCAAACACCTCCTGGCCGAAATGCAGGTAGAGGCGACCGTCCTGTTTGAAATCGAAAACTTTGATTCTCCGCTGATGCCGGACGGCAACTGGGTATCCCACGGCAATACGACGGTAGAGGATTTGGCCGGAACGGCCAATGCGCTGGGCACCATTGCGTTGAACAGATACGAAGGAGGCAAAGCCGCTAAATATCTGGAAAATGAGTTTGATCTGCCCACGATCATCGGGCCTACACCGATCGGCATTCGCAATACCGATACCTTTCTGCACAATGTCAAGAAACTGACTGGAAAAGCAATTCCGGAGTCGCTTGTTCGTGAGCGGGGGCTGGCCATTGATGCGCTGACCGATGTTACGCACTTGTTTCTCGCCGACAAAAAAGTCGCTATTTACGGAAATGCCGATCTTGTCATCGGACTTGCCGAATTCTGTCTTGATCTGGAGATGAAGCCGGTATTGCTGCTGCTTGGCGATGACAATACCTCCTATCCGGACGATCCTCGCATCAAGGCGCTGCAGGAAAACGTCGACTATCCGATGGATATCATCATGAATGCCGATTTGTGGGAGCTGGAAAACCGGATCAAGAACGAAGGCCTGGAACTTGATCTCATTCTGGGGCATTCCAAAGGGCGGTTTATTTCCATTGATTATAACATCCCCATGGTACGGGTGGGTTTCCCCACTTACGACAGGGCGGGACTGTACCGCAATCCGGTTGTCGGCTACGCAGGCGCAATGTGGCTGGTTGAAGCGATGGCGAACACGTTGTTTACCGATATGGAGTATAAGAAGAATAAGGAATGGATTCTCAATGTCTGGTAA
- the nifB gene encoding nitrogenase cofactor biosynthesis protein NifB has translation MENECSKNVAPVIPADLAGITAKHPCYSVEAHRKFARMHLPVAPVCNISCNYCNRKYDCVNESRPGVTSEVLTPETSLAKFIRVKQEIPHLSVVGIAGPGDALANWKVVKRSIELIKDQAADTIFCLSTNGLLLPRYGRDIIALGIKHVTVTVNCLEPAIGAKIYHHIYYQGRYYAGEKAAERLLHNQLEGIKLLTDHGILVKINIVMIKDINDGHIPEVVKKVKSLGALMTNIMPLIPAPGSVFQNFPQTSRREVDVMRDLCQTDLFQMRHCQQCRADAIGLLTEDRSHQFRNPRPEPAPKCSIPAGRYKVAVTSRHRRLVDLHYGQAEEFHIYETDGMNSRFVESRPTRKYCLGPADCDGAEKIKAGLLQKIADCDAVLTMRIGYEAQQHLQQQGIAVIESCDGVEEGLRQAVRQLRHEADYPGTACGGS, from the coding sequence ATGGAAAATGAATGTTCTAAGAACGTAGCGCCGGTGATACCGGCTGACCTGGCCGGCATTACCGCCAAACATCCTTGCTATTCTGTTGAGGCCCATCGCAAATTTGCCAGAATGCATTTGCCGGTGGCGCCTGTCTGCAATATCAGCTGCAACTATTGCAACCGGAAATATGACTGCGTGAATGAAAGCCGTCCGGGTGTAACAAGTGAAGTGCTGACCCCTGAAACAAGCCTGGCGAAGTTTATCCGGGTTAAACAGGAAATCCCCCATTTGAGTGTTGTCGGGATTGCCGGTCCCGGCGATGCCCTGGCAAATTGGAAGGTAGTTAAAAGAAGCATTGAATTGATCAAGGATCAAGCTGCGGACACGATATTTTGCTTATCCACCAATGGTTTGCTGCTGCCGCGTTACGGCCGGGATATTATTGCGCTGGGCATTAAGCATGTAACCGTCACGGTAAACTGTCTGGAACCTGCCATTGGAGCAAAAATCTATCATCATATTTACTATCAGGGCAGGTACTATGCGGGCGAAAAAGCGGCGGAACGATTGCTTCACAATCAGCTGGAAGGAATTAAGCTTTTGACTGACCACGGTATTCTGGTAAAAATCAATATTGTCATGATAAAAGACATCAATGACGGACATATACCGGAAGTCGTAAAAAAGGTAAAAAGCCTGGGAGCTCTGATGACCAATATCATGCCGTTGATCCCGGCGCCGGGCAGCGTGTTTCAAAACTTTCCTCAGACCAGCAGGCGGGAAGTGGATGTCATGCGGGATTTGTGCCAGACCGATCTTTTCCAAATGCGCCACTGCCAGCAATGCCGGGCTGACGCAATCGGGCTTTTGACAGAAGACCGATCGCATCAATTCCGCAACCCCAGGCCGGAACCGGCCCCCAAATGCAGTATTCCGGCCGGCCGGTACAAGGTGGCTGTAACATCCAGGCACAGGAGGCTGGTTGATTTGCATTATGGTCAGGCCGAAGAATTTCATATTTATGAAACAGATGGCATGAACAGCCGGTTTGTTGAGAGCAGGCCTACCCGAAAGTATTGTCTGGGGCCGGCAGACTGCGACGGGGCGGAAAAAATAAAAGCCGGGCTGCTTCAGAAAATTGCGGATTGCGATGCTGTACTGACCATGAGGATTGGTTATGAGGCGCAGCAACATTTGCAGCAACAGGGGATTGCAGTGATCGAGTCCTGCGACGGGGTTGAAGAAGGCCTGCGTCAGGCTGTCCGGCAATTACGCCATGAGGCGGATTATCCGGGAACTGCCTGTGGTGGAAGCTAG
- a CDS encoding type 1 glutamine amidotransferase, with the protein MRIHYLQHVPFENPGSMLQWAREKGHVLTSTHFYKNDLLPAQQDFDWLIIMGGPMNIYEEELYPWLADEKAFIREAIAAGKVVIGLCLGGQLIADVIGGKVTKNAEKEIGWFPVRLSAEVRKSPLFSFFPEQPIVFQWHGDTFSTLPEGAQCIAQSEACKHQAFIYQKRVLGFQYHLENTPSIIQALVENCREEMIPGVYVQTPEELLAHPEYIAQNNRWMDRFLTELEISYRKGEL; encoded by the coding sequence ATGAGAATCCATTATTTGCAGCATGTCCCCTTTGAAAACCCAGGCAGTATGCTACAGTGGGCCAGGGAAAAAGGTCATGTGTTAACAAGTACGCATTTTTATAAGAATGATCTTCTCCCTGCGCAGCAGGATTTTGATTGGTTAATCATCATGGGCGGACCAATGAACATCTATGAGGAAGAGCTTTATCCGTGGCTTGCCGATGAAAAGGCATTTATCCGGGAAGCTATTGCCGCCGGCAAAGTTGTGATCGGCTTATGCCTGGGAGGCCAGCTGATTGCCGATGTGATTGGCGGCAAGGTAACCAAAAATGCGGAAAAGGAGATTGGCTGGTTTCCTGTCCGGCTTAGTGCAGAAGTGAGAAAATCGCCGCTATTTTCATTTTTCCCCGAGCAGCCCATTGTATTTCAGTGGCATGGCGATACGTTTAGTACTTTGCCGGAAGGCGCGCAGTGCATAGCGCAAAGCGAGGCCTGCAAACATCAGGCTTTTATATATCAGAAAAGGGTATTGGGGTTTCAGTATCATTTGGAAAATACGCCGTCCATCATCCAGGCGCTTGTAGAAAACTGCCGGGAGGAAATGATTCCCGGCGTTTATGTGCAGACTCCGGAAGAACTGCTGGCTCATCCTGAATATATTGCGCAGAACAATCGCTGGATGGATAGGTTTCTGACAGAACTGGAAATTTCGTACCGGAAGGGGGAGCTTTAA
- a CDS encoding pyridoxamine 5'-phosphate oxidase family protein, whose product MQQVSYLRRRCTDQGKIETFLLQARTGVIGMVSDNLPYAVPVNYLWHDGSFYFHGMGSGRKESILSRQPSVCITVYKEHGTVTDPVPCHADTSYMSVMIFGKAEKVTVADEGAAVLQKLLEKYLPKYYSHPLTGTLIEKYRSALDDNAVSIYRVTPQEMTAKENAAEPESLFRTEMRPDNPV is encoded by the coding sequence ATGCAGCAGGTCAGTTATCTCCGGAGAAGATGTACGGACCAGGGGAAAATTGAAACCTTTCTCCTGCAGGCCAGAACAGGCGTCATCGGCATGGTCAGCGACAACCTGCCTTATGCCGTTCCGGTAAATTATCTTTGGCATGACGGGTCCTTCTATTTTCATGGCATGGGCTCCGGGCGCAAGGAAAGCATTCTTTCCCGGCAGCCTTCCGTTTGCATTACCGTATATAAAGAGCATGGCACGGTAACTGACCCTGTGCCCTGTCATGCCGATACGTCCTATATGAGTGTGATGATTTTCGGCAAGGCCGAAAAAGTAACCGTTGCCGACGAAGGCGCCGCTGTTTTGCAAAAGCTGCTGGAAAAATACCTGCCGAAGTACTATAGCCATCCCTTAACCGGCACTTTAATTGAAAAATACCGTTCGGCGCTGGACGACAATGCCGTGTCTATTTACCGGGTTACGCCGCAGGAAATGACCGCCAAAGAGAATGCAGCCGAACCGGAGAGCTTATTCCGGACGGAAATGCGGCCTGATAACCCGGTGTAA
- a CDS encoding homocitrate synthase/isopropylmalate synthase family protein has product MNADFTFIDKTLGHALENKKLSILQLIRLKSKIAAMSPVLFDLSLPSLTAALRSGMTVVKDVRVCVQPDSDQIIQAYRLGCKQIKVCLAEKPGEKLPFSAAEAFKLAKGWNMAVTLHFTGGYPVGRKLNYLSRTVTRYNIDSVVFDAEYRALDPMVTYGTLLALQQQLSCLVEYYGRNGKGLATGNALSAIKSGVRRVAVSVGGVGGYPAFEEVLMGVFCLLKFPVSVPGDLALYCKQILSSIDQSVSPTKPIIGADIFAHESGIHVDGVNKKSDLYEPFSPETVGLSRKIVIGKHSGRAAIEIKLKEMNRSLPQTAVLQVLERVRSLAIRQKAPVSDQQLSKFIHEAAL; this is encoded by the coding sequence ATGAACGCTGATTTTACCTTCATTGACAAAACACTCGGCCATGCCTTGGAAAATAAAAAACTGAGTATTCTCCAGCTTATTCGACTGAAAAGTAAAATCGCCGCTATGTCTCCGGTTTTATTTGATTTGTCATTGCCGTCACTGACCGCTGCCTTGCGTTCCGGGATGACTGTGGTGAAAGACGTTCGTGTTTGCGTTCAGCCCGACTCTGATCAGATTATCCAGGCTTACCGGCTGGGTTGTAAACAGATCAAGGTTTGTCTGGCGGAAAAACCGGGCGAGAAACTGCCGTTTTCGGCTGCGGAGGCATTTAAACTGGCCAAAGGGTGGAATATGGCGGTAACGCTCCACTTTACCGGCGGCTATCCTGTAGGCCGAAAGTTGAATTATCTTAGCCGTACGGTAACCAGATATAATATCGACAGTGTTGTTTTTGATGCTGAATATCGGGCGCTTGATCCCATGGTTACTTATGGGACGCTGCTGGCTTTGCAACAGCAGCTTTCCTGTCTGGTGGAATATTACGGGCGCAATGGGAAGGGGCTGGCAACCGGCAACGCCCTTAGCGCAATAAAAAGCGGAGTCCGGCGTGTCGCTGTTTCAGTCGGCGGGGTTGGCGGATATCCGGCCTTTGAGGAAGTGCTGATGGGGGTTTTCTGCTTACTCAAGTTTCCAGTGTCTGTACCGGGAGATCTGGCGCTTTATTGTAAACAAATTCTGAGCAGTATAGATCAAAGTGTTTCACCAACAAAGCCAATTATCGGTGCGGATATTTTTGCTCACGAATCAGGCATCCATGTGGATGGCGTAAATAAAAAGAGTGATTTGTATGAGCCATTTTCGCCGGAGACGGTAGGTCTGTCGCGTAAGATCGTGATCGGCAAACATTCCGGCAGAGCTGCGATTGAGATAAAGTTAAAAGAAATGAATCGTTCCCTGCCGCAGACAGCGGTGTTACAGGTGCTGGAAAGAGTCCGCAGTCTGGCAATCCGGCAAAAGGCGCCTGTTTCAGATCAACAATTAAGCAAATTTATCCATGAGGCAGCTTTATGA
- a CDS encoding homocitrate synthase, with translation MKIHIVDTTLRDGEQAAGLAFSCKEKLEIARALDRAGVFAIEAGTPAMGTEEQSVMKAVLQAGLSARVIAWNRAVNQDILTSIHCGFSCIHISVPVSDLHLQYKLKTTREAVLQQLTDSLDYARSFGCTISVGTEDASRADEQFFLQVADTAARMGAEYIRYADTVGILEPLKTFEIMKRLVKKCALPLEIHVHNDFGLATANTIAAIQAGVTLASVTVGGIGERAGNADLTQVVDVLTDLYGYKTGINRKVLPALTELLAKACRVQDI, from the coding sequence ATGAAAATTCATATTGTTGATACCACTTTGCGGGATGGTGAGCAAGCCGCCGGCCTGGCGTTTTCCTGCAAGGAGAAGCTGGAGATTGCCAGAGCGCTTGACCGGGCCGGCGTGTTTGCCATTGAGGCGGGAACTCCGGCAATGGGAACAGAAGAGCAAAGCGTAATGAAAGCGGTCTTGCAAGCCGGTCTGTCCGCCAGAGTCATTGCCTGGAACCGCGCGGTTAACCAGGATATTCTCACCTCGATTCATTGTGGTTTTTCCTGTATTCACATTTCGGTGCCTGTATCGGATTTGCATCTTCAATACAAATTGAAAACAACCAGAGAAGCTGTTTTGCAGCAACTGACTGATTCGCTGGACTATGCCCGCAGCTTTGGCTGCACAATTTCAGTGGGGACGGAAGATGCGTCGCGCGCTGATGAACAATTCTTCCTGCAAGTGGCTGACACCGCAGCTCGAATGGGGGCGGAATATATTCGTTATGCCGATACGGTGGGGATACTGGAGCCGCTGAAGACTTTTGAAATTATGAAAAGACTTGTCAAAAAATGCGCTCTGCCGCTGGAAATTCATGTTCATAATGATTTCGGACTGGCTACCGCCAATACCATAGCCGCCATTCAGGCTGGTGTGACGTTGGCCAGCGTTACCGTGGGGGGGATCGGGGAAAGAGCCGGTAATGCAGACTTAACTCAGGTTGTAGATGTGCTGACCGATCTCTATGGCTATAAGACCGGCATCAACAGAAAAGTGCTGCCTGCGCTGACCGAACTTTTGGCTAAGGCCTGCCGTGTTCAAGATATTTAG